In Equus asinus isolate D_3611 breed Donkey chromosome 13, EquAss-T2T_v2, whole genome shotgun sequence, one DNA window encodes the following:
- the ANKRD40CL gene encoding putative ANKRD40 C-terminal-like protein isoform X2, translated as MAEPQQDMRDEPAGGGAGSGDGAPASPNWQRAKRQELVLKVRIQSPKENDFIEVELNRQELSYQNLLQVSCCELGINPDQVEKIRKLPNTLLRKDKDILRLRDLQEVELILMKTGSSQLIEYTPSLIEKPCYNSNAAKMTY; from the exons gaggaggagcaggaagtgGAGATGGGGCACCAGCGTCCCCTAACTGGCAGAGAGCCAAGCGCCAAG AGCTGGTGCTGAAAGTCAGAATTCAGAGCCCcaaagaaaatgactttattgAAGTTGAACTGAACAGACAGGAGCTGAGTTATCAAAATCTGCTGCAAGTGAGCTGCTGTGAACTGGGGATAAACCCCGATCAAGTGGAGAAGATCAGAAAGCTACCAAACACACTGCTCAGAAAG GACAAAGACATTCTAAGACTACGGGACTTGCAGGAAGTTGAACTCATTTTAATGAAAACTGGGAGCTCTCAATTGATAGAATACACACCGTCTCTGATAGAGAAGCCCTGCTACAACAGTAACGCTGCAAAGATGACTTATTAA
- the ANKRD40CL gene encoding putative ANKRD40 C-terminal-like protein isoform X1, with protein sequence MAEPQQDMRDEPAGENKQGPNPPLPTDPGDDAKPNHTCLELVLKVRIQSPKENDFIEVELNRQELSYQNLLQVSCCELGINPDQVEKIRKLPNTLLRKDKDILRLRDLQEVELILMKTGSSQLIEYTPSLIEKPCYNSNAAKMTY encoded by the exons GTGAAAATAAACAAGGCCCAAATCCACCACTGCCAACTGACCCAGGTGATGATGCCAAACCTAACCATACCTGTCTAG AGCTGGTGCTGAAAGTCAGAATTCAGAGCCCcaaagaaaatgactttattgAAGTTGAACTGAACAGACAGGAGCTGAGTTATCAAAATCTGCTGCAAGTGAGCTGCTGTGAACTGGGGATAAACCCCGATCAAGTGGAGAAGATCAGAAAGCTACCAAACACACTGCTCAGAAAG GACAAAGACATTCTAAGACTACGGGACTTGCAGGAAGTTGAACTCATTTTAATGAAAACTGGGAGCTCTCAATTGATAGAATACACACCGTCTCTGATAGAGAAGCCCTGCTACAACAGTAACGCTGCAAAGATGACTTATTAA
- the ANKRD40CL gene encoding putative ANKRD40 C-terminal-like protein isoform X3 produces MAEPQQDMRDEPAGENKQGPNPPLPTDPELVLKVRIQSPKENDFIEVELNRQELSYQNLLQVSCCELGINPDQVEKIRKLPNTLLRKDKDILRLRDLQEVELILMKTGSSQLIEYTPSLIEKPCYNSNAAKMTY; encoded by the exons GTGAAAATAAACAAGGCCCAAATCCACCACTGCCAACTGACCCAG AGCTGGTGCTGAAAGTCAGAATTCAGAGCCCcaaagaaaatgactttattgAAGTTGAACTGAACAGACAGGAGCTGAGTTATCAAAATCTGCTGCAAGTGAGCTGCTGTGAACTGGGGATAAACCCCGATCAAGTGGAGAAGATCAGAAAGCTACCAAACACACTGCTCAGAAAG GACAAAGACATTCTAAGACTACGGGACTTGCAGGAAGTTGAACTCATTTTAATGAAAACTGGGAGCTCTCAATTGATAGAATACACACCGTCTCTGATAGAGAAGCCCTGCTACAACAGTAACGCTGCAAAGATGACTTATTAA